One Pseudomonas ekonensis DNA window includes the following coding sequences:
- a CDS encoding LytR/AlgR family response regulator transcription factor has translation MNVLIVDDEPLARERLSRMVSELGGYTVLEPSATNGEEALALIDSHKPDIVLLDIRMPGLDGLQVAARLCERETPPAVVFCTGSDEFAVEALKAGAVGYVVKPVRTEHLQDALKRAERPNRAQLSALTRPAAESGNGPRSHISARTRKGIELIPLDQVVYFIADHKYVTLRHEHGEVLLDEPLKALEDEFGERFVRIHRNALVARERIERLQRTPLGHFQLYLKGLNGDALIVSRRHVAGVRKMMQGL, from the coding sequence ATGAATGTCCTGATCGTTGATGACGAACCCTTGGCCCGCGAGCGCCTCAGCCGAATGGTGAGCGAACTCGGGGGCTACACTGTCCTGGAGCCCAGCGCCACCAATGGCGAGGAGGCGCTGGCCCTGATCGACAGTCACAAGCCGGATATCGTGTTGCTCGATATCCGCATGCCGGGCCTGGATGGCCTGCAGGTCGCTGCCCGTCTGTGCGAACGAGAAACCCCGCCCGCCGTGGTGTTCTGCACAGGTTCCGATGAATTTGCCGTGGAGGCCCTGAAGGCCGGTGCCGTGGGCTATGTGGTGAAACCCGTGCGAACCGAACACTTGCAGGACGCCCTGAAAAGGGCCGAACGTCCCAACCGGGCCCAGCTCTCGGCCCTGACCCGTCCCGCCGCCGAAAGCGGCAACGGCCCGCGCAGTCACATCAGCGCCCGGACCCGCAAAGGCATCGAACTGATCCCCCTGGATCAGGTGGTGTACTTCATCGCCGACCACAAGTACGTGACCCTGCGCCACGAGCACGGCGAAGTCCTGCTGGACGAGCCGCTCAAGGCGCTGGAGGACGAGTTCGGCGAGCGCTTCGTGCGCATCCACCGCAACGCCCTGGTGGCGCGCGAGCGCATCGAGCGGCTGCAGCGCACGCCGCTGGGGCACTTCCAGCTCTACCTCAAAGGCCTGAACGGCGACGCCTTGATCGTCAGCCGCCGGCATGTGGCGGGCGTGCGCAAGATGATGCAGGGGCTCTGA